From Vicinamibacterales bacterium, the proteins below share one genomic window:
- a CDS encoding helix-turn-helix transcriptional regulator, with the protein MAIVVKLDDLLHERRMTLTELAGRIGMTLANLSILKTGKARAIRFSTLEAICEALACQPGDILRFEPERVEKESFT; encoded by the coding sequence ATGGCCATCGTCGTCAAGCTCGACGATCTGCTGCACGAGCGGCGCATGACCCTGACCGAGCTCGCGGGCCGCATCGGCATGACGCTGGCGAACCTGTCGATTCTCAAGACCGGCAAGGCCCGCGCGATCCGCTTCTCGACGCTGGAAGCGATCTGCGAGGCGCTGGCGTGCCAGCCGGGCGACATCCTGAGGTTCGAGCCCGAACGCGTGGAGAAGGAGAGCTTCACATGA
- a CDS encoding DUF2975 domain-containing protein yields the protein MTRPVPSSSSPALPVARLLLRILIALNWLWGAAIVVLLVALPHEQWIMRAFKLSPSPDADRVIMALRAIAVLGLAVIPLNYVFLQRLLAIVETVRAGDPFVAANAQRLKTMGWALLGLQLLGIVIGAIARAVSTPAYPVDIDAGFSINGWLAVLLTFLLARVFAEGAHMREDLEGTV from the coding sequence ATGACCCGGCCCGTCCCGTCCTCGTCGTCGCCGGCGCTGCCGGTTGCGCGGCTCCTGCTTCGGATCCTCATTGCCCTGAACTGGCTGTGGGGGGCGGCGATTGTCGTGCTGCTGGTCGCGCTGCCGCACGAGCAATGGATCATGCGCGCGTTCAAGCTCTCCCCGTCTCCGGATGCGGATCGCGTGATCATGGCCCTGCGCGCGATCGCGGTGCTCGGCCTTGCCGTGATCCCGCTGAACTACGTCTTCCTCCAGCGGCTGCTGGCGATCGTGGAGACGGTCCGCGCCGGCGATCCGTTCGTCGCCGCGAACGCGCAGCGCCTCAAGACGATGGGCTGGGCGCTGCTCGGGCTGCAGCTGCTCGGCATCGTGATCGGCGCGATCGCCAGGGCGGTCTCCACGCCCGCGTACCCGGTCGACATCGACGCCGGGTTTTCGATCAACGGCTGGCTCGCCGTGCTGCTCACGTTCCTGCTCGCCCGCGTCTTCGCCGAAGGGGCGCACATGCGCGAGGACCTCGAAGGGACGGTGTAG
- a CDS encoding DNA-3-methyladenine glycosylase I — translation MSSVAAGLWKGPDRRLRCAWCSASPEYVAYHDTEWGVPVHHDDRRLFEKICLEGFQSGLSWLTILRKRENFRAAFANFEIERVARFGARDVSRLLKDAGIVRHRGKIESTINNARRCEELVEEFGSLSNYVWRFEPPRRSRPKRLTWDLLRTMSTSAESIALSKDLRRRGWTFVGPTTMYAFMQAMGLVNDHLHGCSYR, via the coding sequence ATGAGCTCTGTGGCGGCGGGCCTCTGGAAGGGGCCCGATCGACGGCTGCGCTGCGCCTGGTGCAGCGCGTCCCCCGAATACGTCGCGTACCACGACACCGAGTGGGGCGTGCCGGTCCATCATGACGATCGCCGGCTCTTCGAGAAGATCTGTCTCGAAGGATTTCAGAGCGGCCTGAGCTGGCTCACGATCCTGCGCAAGCGGGAGAACTTCCGCGCCGCGTTCGCCAACTTCGAGATCGAGCGGGTCGCCCGCTTCGGCGCCCGCGACGTGTCCCGCCTGCTGAAGGACGCCGGCATCGTCCGCCACCGCGGCAAGATCGAGAGCACGATCAACAACGCCCGGCGCTGTGAGGAGCTGGTCGAGGAGTTCGGCTCGCTGTCGAACTACGTGTGGCGGTTCGAGCCGCCGCGCCGTTCCCGGCCGAAGAGGCTCACCTGGGACCTGCTCAGAACGATGTCCACGAGCGCCGAGTCGATCGCGCTGTCGAAGGACCTGCGCCGCCGCGGCTGGACGTTCGTCGGCCCGACGACGATGTATGCGTTCATGCAGGCGATGGGACTCGTGAACGATCACCTGCACGGATGCAGTTACCGCTGA
- a CDS encoding Gfo/Idh/MocA family oxidoreductase gives MASEPKDGNGISRRDFTSQLGLAAAGVVVGADLFGTRVGAAPFGSRVQGANDRVVCASIGIRGQGNSLKRGFAKLKGVEIKTLCDIDANLAPERINDPQLKDIAAFKPNFVQDMRRVFDDKDIDAVIIATPNHWHALATIWALQAGKHVYVEKPASHTVLEGRLMTNAARAYSKIVQVGTMNRSRPAVRAAIKFMQDGGIGKVYMARGLCFKPRLNIGKYPDGPQAPGEKAHSFLAQGGGGAGPYTAQYLEKVDYNLWLGPAPSRPFNRNHFHYNWHWHWAYGNGDTGNQGPHQFDIARWGLGKNEHPVKISSMGGYFGEQPTSQETPDMQTALFEYADGAILEFGTRGEHTPDEGGVRIGNIFFGSKGWLWIDETGRRWQSYMGAVGDKNEKGPGSETKDPNAQPTGLTTEEGPHYRNFIDAIVANDPKILTCDILEGHLSSTLPHLANVAYRVGDQITFDGKTETVKDNKKANELLTRETGYRKGFEIPKSFAVKETASRS, from the coding sequence GTGGCCAGCGAACCGAAGGACGGCAACGGCATTTCACGGCGTGATTTCACTTCGCAGCTCGGTCTCGCGGCGGCCGGCGTGGTCGTCGGTGCCGACCTGTTCGGAACGCGCGTCGGCGCGGCGCCGTTCGGCAGCCGCGTCCAGGGCGCCAACGATCGCGTCGTCTGCGCCAGCATCGGCATCCGCGGTCAGGGCAATTCCCTGAAGCGCGGCTTCGCCAAGCTGAAAGGGGTCGAGATCAAGACGCTCTGCGACATCGACGCGAATCTCGCGCCGGAGCGGATCAACGACCCGCAGCTGAAGGACATCGCGGCGTTCAAGCCGAACTTCGTCCAGGACATGCGGCGCGTGTTCGACGACAAGGACATCGACGCGGTGATCATCGCCACGCCGAACCACTGGCATGCGCTGGCGACGATCTGGGCGCTGCAGGCCGGCAAGCACGTCTACGTCGAGAAGCCGGCGTCGCACACCGTCCTCGAAGGCCGGCTGATGACCAACGCGGCGCGCGCCTACAGCAAGATCGTGCAGGTCGGCACGATGAACCGCAGCCGCCCCGCGGTGCGCGCGGCGATCAAGTTCATGCAGGACGGCGGCATCGGCAAGGTCTACATGGCGCGCGGCCTGTGCTTCAAGCCGCGGCTGAACATCGGCAAGTACCCGGACGGCCCGCAGGCGCCCGGCGAGAAGGCACACTCGTTCCTCGCGCAGGGCGGCGGCGGCGCCGGTCCCTACACGGCGCAGTATCTCGAAAAGGTCGACTACAACCTGTGGCTGGGCCCGGCGCCGTCGCGCCCGTTCAACCGCAACCACTTCCACTACAACTGGCACTGGCACTGGGCCTACGGCAACGGCGACACCGGCAACCAGGGACCCCACCAGTTCGACATCGCGCGCTGGGGGCTCGGCAAGAACGAACACCCGGTGAAGATCAGCTCGATGGGCGGCTACTTCGGCGAGCAGCCGACCTCGCAGGAAACGCCCGACATGCAGACGGCGCTCTTCGAGTACGCCGACGGCGCGATCCTGGAGTTCGGCACCCGCGGCGAGCACACCCCCGACGAGGGGGGCGTGCGCATCGGCAACATCTTCTTCGGCTCGAAGGGCTGGCTCTGGATCGACGAGACCGGCCGCCGCTGGCAGTCCTACATGGGGGCCGTCGGCGACAAGAACGAGAAGGGACCGGGCTCCGAGACGAAGGATCCGAACGCCCAGCCGACGGGACTCACCACCGAGGAGGGGCCGCATTACCGGAACTTCATCGACGCGATCGTCGCGAACGATCCGAAGATCCTCACCTGCGACATCCTCGAAGGCCACCTCTCGTCGACGCTGCCGCACCTGGCGAACGTCGCGTACCGCGTCGGCGACCAGATCACCTTCGACGGCAAGACCGAAACCGTGAAGGACAACAAGAAGGCCAACGAGCTGCTCACGCGCGAGACGGGCTACCGCAAGGGCTTCGAGATTCCGAAGTCGTTCGCGGTCAAGGAAACGGCATCCCGCTCGTAA
- a CDS encoding energy transducer TonB → MADDPEFSPNAHFLAGEMPAPAQFKRSWWQSSGVSIVVHALILGALIYAYTHRDQIVQVVTNSEKLDFIFLDPPKPGPGGGGGGRPKDPEPPRKAEIKAAKAPEPIPTPKPVDIPTPQITVPVQTQAAVETLPGTLSPVDASGVGAGGGGRGTGIGTGTGSGVGPGTGGGFGGGAFEPGSGITNPVLVREVKPNYTGDAMRAKLQGVVEMTAIVMPDGTVDPNRIRITRSLDSTFGLDQQAIIAVKQWRFRPGTCARREGCSGTPFGQPVPVIVSVELTFTLR, encoded by the coding sequence ATGGCGGACGACCCAGAGTTCAGTCCCAACGCGCACTTTCTGGCGGGGGAGATGCCGGCGCCAGCTCAGTTCAAACGGAGCTGGTGGCAGAGCTCTGGCGTCTCCATTGTCGTTCACGCGCTGATCCTCGGCGCGCTGATCTACGCCTACACCCATCGCGACCAGATCGTGCAGGTGGTGACCAACAGCGAGAAGCTGGACTTCATCTTCCTCGATCCGCCGAAGCCCGGCCCTGGCGGCGGCGGTGGCGGACGTCCGAAAGATCCGGAGCCGCCGAGGAAGGCGGAGATCAAGGCCGCCAAGGCGCCGGAACCCATTCCGACGCCGAAGCCCGTCGACATCCCGACGCCGCAGATCACCGTGCCGGTGCAGACACAGGCGGCGGTCGAGACGCTGCCTGGCACGCTGAGCCCGGTCGACGCGTCCGGCGTCGGCGCGGGCGGCGGCGGGCGCGGCACCGGCATCGGCACGGGCACCGGTTCCGGCGTGGGTCCGGGCACCGGCGGCGGTTTCGGCGGCGGCGCCTTCGAGCCCGGCAGCGGCATCACCAACCCCGTGCTGGTGCGTGAGGTGAAGCCGAATTACACCGGCGACGCCATGCGCGCGAAACTGCAGGGCGTGGTCGAAATGACGGCGATCGTGATGCCCGACGGCACCGTCGATCCGAACCGCATCCGCATCACCCGCTCGCTCGATTCCACCTTCGGTCTCGATCAGCAGGCGATCATCGCGGTGAAGCAGTGGCGCTTCCGTCCCGGCACGTGCGCCCGCCGCGAGGGCTGTTCAGGGACGCCATTCGGTCAGCCCGTCCCCGTCATCGTCAGCGTCGAATTGACGTTCACGCTGCGCTGA
- a CDS encoding NAD(P)/FAD-dependent oxidoreductase — translation MCEVRKSDVAIVGAGPAGSMAARELARAGVRVALIDGSYPREKPCGGGVTGRALELARLAAPAAAPARAIDRVTFEASNRRAAVELTSQHDLRVFSRDGFDTALLSEAANAGAALTRARVNAIARHHGAWTITAGSTIVRAPWLLGADGAGGVVRKRVFRPFARAQLSVAAGSYVDGVETSEIVIAFVDRPSGYLWSFPRPGHLAVGACAQADETTPAAMHAVTDAWLDRYAPAAGRPRRRYAWPIPSLRAADIDAERPSGDGWMLLGDAAGLVDPITREGIFFALRSGLLAARALQSSRPAGAYASAVRDELHGELRRAARLKAGFYRPRFTRLLVDALGESRAVRGVMVDLIAGRQPYAGLKRRLLGTLEIGLMVRLVRAGST, via the coding sequence GTGTGTGAGGTACGTAAGTCCGATGTCGCAATCGTCGGGGCCGGGCCGGCCGGATCCATGGCCGCGCGCGAGCTCGCCCGCGCCGGCGTCCGCGTCGCGCTGATTGACGGCAGCTATCCTCGCGAGAAGCCGTGCGGCGGCGGCGTGACCGGCAGAGCGCTCGAGCTTGCCCGCCTGGCCGCTCCCGCTGCCGCGCCCGCACGCGCCATCGACCGGGTGACGTTCGAGGCTTCGAATCGCCGGGCCGCCGTGGAACTCACGTCGCAGCACGACCTCCGGGTGTTCAGCCGCGACGGTTTCGACACTGCGCTGCTGTCGGAGGCGGCGAATGCGGGCGCCGCACTCACGCGCGCCCGCGTCAACGCGATCGCGCGTCACCACGGAGCGTGGACCATTACCGCCGGCTCGACGATCGTCCGCGCGCCATGGCTGCTCGGCGCGGACGGCGCGGGCGGCGTCGTCCGCAAGCGCGTCTTCCGGCCGTTCGCGCGCGCCCAACTGTCGGTGGCCGCCGGATCGTACGTGGACGGCGTCGAGACCAGCGAGATCGTGATCGCCTTCGTCGATCGGCCGAGTGGATACCTGTGGTCGTTCCCGCGTCCCGGGCATCTGGCGGTCGGCGCCTGCGCACAGGCGGATGAAACCACGCCCGCCGCAATGCACGCGGTCACCGATGCGTGGCTCGATCGATACGCCCCGGCCGCCGGCCGGCCGCGCCGGCGCTACGCGTGGCCGATTCCGTCGCTTCGCGCGGCGGACATCGACGCCGAACGCCCGTCGGGGGACGGCTGGATGCTGCTCGGCGACGCCGCCGGGTTGGTGGACCCGATCACCCGGGAGGGCATCTTCTTCGCGCTGCGATCGGGGCTGCTCGCGGCGCGTGCGCTGCAGTCGTCGCGCCCGGCCGGCGCGTACGCATCCGCGGTGCGCGACGAGCTGCACGGCGAACTTCGCCGCGCCGCGCGGCTCAAGGCCGGCTTTTACCGGCCGCGCTTCACGCGCCTGCTGGTGGACGCGCTCGGCGAGAGCCGCGCGGTCCGCGGGGTGATGGTCGACCTGATCGCCGGCCGCCAGCCGTACGCGGGTTTGAAGCGCCGGCTGCTCGGTACGCTGGAGATCGGACTGATGGTCAGGCTGGTGCGGGCAGGCTCGACCTGA
- a CDS encoding VWA domain-containing protein, protein MLAGAPAAAPQFTSGVNIVEVYAAATDAQGNPVTGLRQGDFTVLEDGRPQSVTAFAEGDFPLSVALALDRSFSMGARQLPVAVSAARTFLGELRPQDQSMIVGIGSEIEVLAPLSSDRAEQQRILSSVKPWGTTGLHDAIIESIDAIQTSKGRRALVLLSDGSDRYSKASAGAALDRARRSDVMVYPVAFGRERPALFAELASLTGGRSFQPRDAAQLNATMKTIASELRHQYLIGYTPSRPIVSGEEQWRTITVRVDRPGVTVRARDGYLAR, encoded by the coding sequence ATGCTGGCCGGCGCCCCCGCCGCGGCGCCGCAATTCACGTCCGGGGTCAACATCGTCGAGGTGTATGCCGCGGCGACGGACGCGCAAGGCAACCCGGTCACGGGGCTTCGCCAGGGGGACTTCACGGTTCTGGAGGACGGCCGTCCCCAGTCGGTGACGGCGTTCGCCGAAGGGGACTTTCCGCTGTCGGTCGCGCTCGCGCTCGACCGCAGCTTCAGCATGGGCGCCAGGCAGCTGCCCGTGGCCGTCAGCGCCGCCCGTACGTTTCTCGGCGAGCTGCGGCCGCAGGACCAGTCGATGATCGTCGGAATCGGGAGCGAGATCGAAGTGCTCGCGCCGCTCTCCTCCGATCGCGCGGAGCAGCAGCGGATCCTGTCGTCGGTGAAGCCGTGGGGCACGACCGGCCTGCACGACGCCATCATCGAATCGATCGACGCGATCCAGACCTCGAAGGGGCGGCGGGCGCTGGTTCTGTTGTCCGACGGCAGCGACCGCTACAGCAAGGCGTCCGCGGGCGCGGCGCTCGATCGCGCGCGTCGCTCCGACGTGATGGTCTACCCCGTCGCCTTCGGACGCGAGCGGCCGGCGCTGTTCGCGGAGCTGGCCTCGCTGACCGGCGGCCGCTCGTTTCAGCCGCGGGATGCGGCGCAGCTCAATGCGACGATGAAGACGATCGCCAGCGAGCTGCGGCATCAGTACCTCATCGGCTACACGCCGTCGCGGCCGATTGTCAGCGGAGAGGAGCAGTGGCGCACGATCACGGTCCGCGTGGATCGGCCGGGCGTCACGGTGCGGGCGCGGGACGGGTACCTGGCCAGGTGA
- the tatA gene encoding twin-arginine translocase TatA/TatE family subunit encodes MFGRLGIPELIIILAIIILIFGANRLPEIGRGIGKGIKNFKDSTREGQNDGKA; translated from the coding sequence ATGTTTGGCCGTCTCGGCATCCCGGAACTCATCATTATCCTCGCGATCATCATCCTGATCTTCGGGGCAAACCGCTTGCCGGAGATCGGGCGCGGGATCGGCAAGGGGATCAAGAACTTCAAGGATTCGACCCGCGAGGGTCAGAACGACGGGAAGGCCTAG
- the selB gene encoding selenocysteine-specific translation elongation factor, translating to MRSIVVGTAGHIDHGKSALVLALTGTDPDRLKEEKARGITIDLGFAHARVGDADLAFVDVPGHERFVKNMLAGVGGIDAVMLVIAADESVMPQTREHFAICRLLQIPAGLIVLTKADLVDAETLEIVRLDARELVAGSRLESAPILTVSAKTGEGLDELRRALERLASAVPERASTGLTRLPVDRVFSMRGFGTVVTGTLTSGSLALDDELLLLPADRRVKVRGVQVHGAVQPIASAGRRVAVNLGGVDAADVTRGETLTRAGAFDVTRRFDALVDLLPDAKPLRHGARIRFHQGTLERLGRVALAVSADAQPAGDARGLTELRPGQRAFARIRLEGPAVLTRGDRFILRQYSPPITIGGGWVVDPLPARTPIRSESAARRFARLAGDGSAAALAFIEERRASGLALDELARRLGHTVSQVRSLTDALSAAGKVRIVGGEVFDAAFVSSLEERLVAAVAAHHQAQPLSEGLPREEARERVFGLAPAALFDSVVKELSAGGRLTGRERLALPGRGVSLNDEETRARDALDRVFREAGMAPPDLAGAAAAAGVSAAVADRMAKLLVRQKTLVKLDTLLFHAESLDRLKQDVRALKTQGAPAKVDVAGFKERYGISRKYAIPLLEWLDRERVTRRTGDARIVL from the coding sequence ATGCGGTCCATCGTCGTCGGCACCGCCGGCCACATCGATCACGGAAAGAGCGCGCTCGTGCTGGCGCTGACCGGGACCGATCCGGATCGGCTGAAAGAGGAGAAGGCGCGCGGCATCACCATCGATCTCGGGTTCGCGCATGCCCGGGTCGGGGACGCCGATCTTGCGTTCGTCGACGTGCCGGGACACGAGCGCTTCGTCAAGAACATGCTGGCGGGCGTCGGCGGCATCGACGCCGTCATGCTGGTGATCGCGGCCGACGAATCGGTGATGCCGCAGACGCGGGAGCACTTTGCCATCTGCCGGCTGCTGCAGATCCCCGCCGGCCTCATCGTCCTCACGAAGGCCGACCTCGTCGATGCCGAGACGCTCGAGATCGTCCGCCTGGACGCCCGCGAGCTGGTGGCCGGCTCGCGGCTCGAGTCGGCGCCGATTCTGACGGTGTCGGCGAAGACCGGCGAAGGGCTCGACGAGCTGCGCCGCGCGCTGGAGCGCCTCGCATCCGCCGTGCCCGAGCGCGCGTCGACGGGCCTGACGCGCCTGCCCGTCGATCGCGTGTTCTCGATGCGCGGCTTCGGCACCGTGGTGACCGGCACGCTGACCAGCGGGTCGCTGGCGCTGGACGACGAGCTGCTGCTCCTGCCGGCCGACCGGCGCGTGAAGGTCCGCGGCGTGCAGGTCCACGGCGCGGTCCAGCCGATCGCGTCCGCCGGACGGCGCGTCGCGGTGAATCTCGGCGGCGTCGACGCGGCGGATGTGACCCGCGGGGAGACGCTGACCCGCGCCGGCGCCTTCGACGTGACGCGGCGATTCGACGCGCTGGTGGACCTGCTGCCCGACGCGAAGCCGCTGCGTCACGGCGCGCGGATCCGCTTTCACCAGGGAACGCTGGAACGCCTCGGCCGCGTGGCGCTGGCCGTCTCCGCCGACGCGCAGCCCGCGGGCGACGCCCGGGGATTGACGGAGCTGCGGCCGGGGCAGCGCGCGTTCGCGCGCATTCGGCTCGAGGGGCCGGCGGTGCTGACCCGCGGCGACCGCTTCATCCTGCGGCAGTACTCGCCGCCGATCACGATCGGCGGCGGGTGGGTCGTGGATCCGCTCCCGGCACGGACGCCGATACGGAGCGAGTCGGCGGCGCGGCGGTTCGCCCGCCTCGCCGGCGACGGGTCTGCCGCGGCGCTGGCGTTCATCGAGGAGCGGCGCGCGTCCGGACTTGCGCTGGACGAACTGGCGCGCCGGCTTGGCCATACGGTGTCCCAAGTGCGGTCGCTGACCGACGCGCTCTCCGCGGCCGGCAAGGTGCGGATCGTGGGCGGCGAGGTCTTCGACGCCGCGTTCGTGTCGTCGCTCGAGGAGCGTCTGGTCGCGGCGGTGGCGGCCCACCACCAGGCGCAGCCGCTGTCGGAAGGACTGCCGCGGGAGGAGGCACGCGAGCGAGTGTTCGGCCTCGCTCCGGCGGCGCTGTTCGACAGCGTGGTCAAGGAGCTGTCGGCCGGCGGCCGGCTGACGGGACGCGAGCGGCTGGCGCTGCCTGGGCGCGGCGTGTCGCTGAACGACGAGGAGACGCGCGCGCGCGATGCGCTCGATCGCGTGTTCCGCGAAGCGGGCATGGCCCCGCCGGACCTGGCCGGCGCGGCCGCCGCGGCCGGTGTCTCAGCCGCGGTCGCGGATCGGATGGCGAAGCTGCTCGTGCGGCAGAAGACGCTGGTGAAACTCGATACGCTGTTGTTTCATGCCGAATCGCTCGATCGGCTGAAGCAGGACGTGCGGGCGCTGAAGACGCAGGGGGCGCCGGCGAAGGTGGACGTAGCCGGCTTCAAGGAGCGCTACGGGATCTCGCGGAAGTATGCGATCCCGCTGCTGGAGTGGCTGGACCGGGAGCGCGTCACCCGGCGGACGGGAGACGCGCGGATCGTGCTCTAG
- a CDS encoding LamG domain-containing protein — MARFTFNEGQGTIVHDTSGSGNDAAIAGGVWVAGRCGAALSFNGVDSYAMTAAPLTFSRNAPSTITAWVRVTSVPAADAVIVAQAETAFSFNPRIWLSATGHAEAYYSAPGLAAALASDPDPFPLHAWTHVAVTWTYPALRLYVNGVLKAEADGSGMPDTTTVNPLLIGATVFNAGGLNQFFSGAIDEVVVRGDAAPAAEIHLLARTGCDGGEGPAGPPGAQGPPGPQGPQGPPGAQGPQGVPGPPGLAGPAGSQLWNLFVPSTTSASLLSTFTPDHAVLVTRIEARFATAPAACLRSAVLVVTDGTAAGTIALPLSGAGADSGPIAASFAPGTRLAAGIAVSALCAQPPAGGNVSVQYRTPQ, encoded by the coding sequence GTGGCCCGATTCACGTTCAACGAGGGGCAGGGAACGATCGTCCATGACACGTCGGGGAGCGGCAACGACGCCGCGATCGCCGGCGGCGTCTGGGTGGCCGGCCGGTGCGGCGCGGCGCTGTCGTTCAATGGGGTGGACAGCTACGCGATGACGGCGGCTCCGCTGACCTTCTCGCGCAATGCCCCTTCGACGATCACGGCGTGGGTGCGCGTCACGAGTGTTCCCGCTGCGGACGCCGTGATTGTCGCGCAGGCGGAAACGGCCTTCAGCTTCAATCCGCGGATCTGGCTCTCCGCCACAGGTCACGCCGAGGCGTACTACTCCGCGCCCGGCCTGGCCGCCGCGCTGGCGAGCGATCCCGATCCATTTCCGTTGCACGCGTGGACGCACGTGGCCGTGACCTGGACGTATCCGGCGCTGCGGCTGTACGTCAACGGCGTCTTGAAGGCGGAGGCCGACGGCAGCGGCATGCCGGACACCACAACAGTGAACCCGCTCCTGATCGGCGCGACCGTCTTCAACGCCGGCGGGCTGAATCAATTCTTCAGCGGCGCGATCGACGAGGTCGTCGTCCGCGGCGATGCGGCGCCCGCCGCGGAGATCCATCTCCTCGCGCGCACCGGCTGCGACGGAGGTGAAGGGCCCGCCGGACCCCCGGGGGCGCAGGGACCGCCCGGGCCCCAAGGTCCGCAAGGACCGCCCGGAGCGCAGGGGCCGCAGGGGGTGCCGGGGCCGCCCGGGCTCGCCGGTCCAGCGGGCAGCCAGTTGTGGAACCTGTTCGTGCCGTCGACGACATCCGCATCGCTGTTGTCGACGTTCACGCCGGATCACGCCGTCCTCGTGACGCGCATCGAAGCACGCTTTGCGACCGCCCCCGCGGCGTGTCTGCGGAGCGCGGTACTGGTGGTCACGGACGGGACTGCGGCAGGCACCATTGCGCTGCCGCTGAGCGGCGCCGGCGCCGACAGCGGCCCGATTGCCGCCTCGTTCGCGCCTGGAACACGGCTCGCCGCCGGCATCGCGGTGTCCGCGCTGTGCGCACAACCGCCCGCCGGCGGGAACGTCTCCGTGCAGTACCGGACGCCGCAGTAG